One genomic window of Bacillaceae bacterium S4-13-56 includes the following:
- a CDS encoding ATP-binding cassette domain-containing protein — protein sequence MLQLRQIRKTFYPETPNEKKAIKNLSLTLNDGDFVTIIGSNGAGKSTLLNLVAGVLFPDDGEIHIDHKNLTWLPEFKRSKWIGRVFQDPMAGTAPNMTIEENLALALGRTQQRSLKKGVGRKRRVEFQEHLQSLDLGLEDRLTTKVGLLSGGERQALSLLMATFTQPRILLLDEHTAALDPARAELITKITEQVIQKYHLTTLMVTHNMEQALQLGNRMIMMDDGEIIFEANEEEKNNLTIPDLMEKFAKLRGRQMANDRALLQMN from the coding sequence TTGCTACAACTAAGACAGATTCGTAAAACCTTTTATCCTGAAACGCCAAATGAAAAAAAGGCCATAAAGAATTTATCATTAACACTGAATGATGGAGATTTTGTCACTATTATTGGAAGTAACGGAGCAGGTAAATCAACATTACTCAACCTTGTTGCGGGGGTTCTCTTTCCCGATGATGGGGAGATACACATTGATCATAAAAATTTAACTTGGTTACCTGAGTTCAAAAGATCTAAATGGATTGGAAGAGTGTTTCAGGACCCAATGGCCGGAACAGCTCCCAATATGACGATTGAAGAAAATCTTGCATTGGCCCTGGGTCGTACACAGCAACGTTCCTTGAAAAAAGGTGTAGGTAGGAAAAGAAGAGTCGAATTTCAAGAGCATCTGCAATCTTTAGATTTGGGACTTGAGGATCGCCTAACGACTAAGGTAGGGCTTCTCTCTGGAGGAGAAAGGCAGGCATTATCACTTTTAATGGCGACCTTCACTCAACCTCGAATTCTACTACTTGATGAGCATACAGCCGCCTTAGATCCTGCACGTGCAGAATTAATTACTAAAATAACAGAACAAGTCATTCAAAAATATCATTTGACTACTTTAATGGTGACTCATAATATGGAGCAAGCACTCCAATTAGGTAATCGAATGATCATGATGGATGATGGAGAAATAATCTTTGAAGCAAATGAGGAAGAAAAAAATAATTTAACTATTCCGGACCTCATGGAAAAGTTCGCGAAGCTAAGAGGCAGGCAAATGGCAAACGACCGAGCGCTTTTACAAATGAATTAA
- a CDS encoding fatty acid--CoA ligase family protein: MNLSSKLSQTAEQSGGKVALVFQGKETSYQELDIMISKFASSLKDMGYQQGDHVALVVGNTPHFVIGLYGALRLGLTVIPINPLYTPDELTYILKNGDAKGVITLDVLLPKFEAISQGLPDIMAYIVAETTPDAKWDGMSISPKLKPFSQVVQEGSATNDFPQLKDDDTAVILYTSGTTGKPKGAMLTQQNLYSNAQDVADYLDITNKDRVIATLPMFHVFCLTVAFNAPLMNGGTVIIVPKFSPEEIFKLAKEENPTVFAGVPTMYNYLLQYPNGKKEDLEGLRLCISGGAPMPVALLENFEKKFEVKVSEGYGLSEASPVTCFNPLDRPRKAGSIGTSIIHVENKVVDELGDEVPVEEVGELIVRGPNVMKGYYKLPEDTASALRDGWLYTGDLAKKDEDGYFYIVDRKKDMILIGGYNVYPREVEEVLYQHEDVVEVAVIGAPDPNTGECIKAYVVKKNPELTEQDLHDYCKERLAKYKLPSSIEFLDELPKNTTGKILRRSLRDSVTQ, from the coding sequence ATGAATCTTAGTTCTAAGCTCTCGCAAACCGCAGAGCAATCAGGGGGTAAAGTGGCTCTTGTTTTTCAGGGGAAAGAAACAAGCTATCAGGAACTAGACATTATGATTAGTAAGTTTGCATCAAGTTTAAAGGATATGGGGTATCAGCAAGGAGACCATGTTGCATTGGTGGTTGGAAATACTCCTCACTTTGTCATCGGTTTATATGGTGCATTACGCTTAGGATTGACAGTTATACCAATCAATCCACTATACACTCCAGATGAGTTAACCTATATTTTGAAAAATGGTGATGCGAAAGGCGTCATCACACTAGATGTCCTTTTACCAAAATTCGAGGCGATATCACAGGGACTTCCAGATATTATGGCTTATATTGTGGCAGAAACAACTCCTGACGCTAAATGGGATGGGATGTCTATTTCGCCTAAATTGAAACCGTTTTCACAAGTTGTGCAAGAAGGGTCTGCTACAAATGACTTTCCACAATTAAAGGATGATGACACGGCTGTTATTCTATATACCTCTGGAACAACCGGGAAACCAAAGGGAGCCATGCTTACTCAACAGAACCTATATAGTAATGCTCAAGACGTAGCAGATTATCTTGATATTACAAATAAAGATCGAGTTATTGCGACCTTACCAATGTTCCATGTATTTTGTTTAACTGTTGCATTTAATGCACCATTAATGAATGGCGGAACTGTAATAATAGTTCCTAAGTTTTCTCCTGAAGAAATTTTTAAATTAGCTAAAGAAGAAAACCCGACTGTTTTTGCTGGTGTCCCAACTATGTATAATTATTTATTGCAATATCCAAATGGGAAAAAAGAAGACCTTGAAGGGTTGCGTCTATGTATTTCAGGAGGAGCACCTATGCCGGTTGCTCTTTTAGAAAATTTTGAGAAGAAGTTTGAAGTGAAAGTTTCAGAAGGATATGGTCTCTCCGAGGCATCGCCAGTGACATGTTTTAATCCGTTAGACAGACCTCGTAAAGCGGGATCAATCGGAACGAGTATCATCCATGTGGAAAATAAAGTTGTCGATGAACTTGGGGATGAAGTACCTGTTGAAGAAGTTGGAGAGCTAATTGTAAGAGGACCAAATGTGATGAAAGGGTATTATAAACTGCCAGAGGATACAGCAAGTGCCCTTCGTGATGGATGGCTCTATACAGGGGACTTAGCAAAGAAAGATGAAGATGGATACTTTTATATTGTAGATCGAAAAAAGGATATGATTTTAATTGGTGGTTATAATGTATATCCTCGAGAGGTTGAAGAAGTTCTCTATCAGCACGAAGATGTAGTAGAGGTGGCTGTTATTGGAGCCCCAGATCCTAATACCGGAGAATGCATTAAGGCCTATGTTGTTAAGAAAAACCCTGAGTTAACCGAACAAGATTTACACGATTATTGTAAAGAACGCTTAGCTAAATATAAATTACCATCTTCAATAGAATTTTTAGATGAACTTCCTAAAAATACAACAGGTAAAATACTTAGAAGAAGCTTAAGAGATTCTGTAACACAATAG
- a CDS encoding ABC transporter permease, which translates to MATALYGALESGLIYAIMALGVYLSFRVLDFPDLTVDGSFVTGAAVSSVLIVNGGMSPVLAVVIGGVAGFLAGCITGLIHTKGKINPLLAGILMMIALYSINLRIMGRPNIPLFNQSTVFEPVVWLQWLNEALMTPFTWLGITDYAPKTFQIIITMFLVVVVMKKAIDWLLRTEMGLALRATGDNDRMVKSLSANTDRYTIVGLGLSNGLVAISGGLIAQYNGSSDAGMGIGIIIVGLASVIIGEAIVGTQTVLKATLAAVIGAIVYRFIIALALRIDFLSASDMKLITAIIVIVALVLPSTLERLKQSRSRYLKQKSLSRSQAREGRNSIATTKTDS; encoded by the coding sequence ATGGCAACTGCGTTATATGGAGCATTAGAATCAGGTCTTATTTATGCCATAATGGCTTTAGGAGTCTATTTATCATTTCGTGTGTTAGATTTTCCTGATTTAACGGTAGATGGTAGTTTCGTTACAGGAGCAGCTGTAAGCTCTGTTCTTATAGTAAACGGGGGAATGTCTCCTGTTCTAGCAGTTGTGATTGGGGGAGTGGCTGGTTTCCTAGCGGGATGCATTACAGGACTTATTCATACGAAAGGGAAAATTAATCCATTATTAGCAGGGATTCTCATGATGATCGCTCTTTATTCTATTAATCTTAGAATAATGGGACGTCCGAACATTCCATTATTTAATCAGTCGACAGTGTTTGAGCCCGTGGTTTGGCTGCAATGGCTTAATGAAGCATTGATGACTCCATTTACATGGCTTGGAATCACAGATTATGCTCCAAAGACTTTTCAAATCATCATTACCATGTTTCTTGTTGTAGTGGTTATGAAAAAGGCAATTGATTGGTTACTCAGAACAGAAATGGGGCTTGCACTAAGAGCAACAGGTGACAATGATCGTATGGTGAAAAGCCTATCTGCTAATACAGATCGTTACACAATCGTTGGTCTCGGTCTTTCGAACGGTCTTGTAGCTATTAGTGGCGGGTTGATTGCTCAATATAATGGCTCTAGTGATGCTGGAATGGGAATAGGGATCATTATTGTTGGTCTTGCTTCTGTTATTATTGGAGAGGCCATAGTTGGCACTCAAACTGTATTGAAAGCTACATTAGCTGCGGTTATTGGTGCAATTGTTTATCGCTTTATTATTGCACTAGCTTTACGAATTGACTTTTTAAGTGCAAGTGATATGAAACTTATAACGGCCATCATTGTTATTGTTGCACTTGTACTTCCTTCTACATTGGAACGACTAAAACAATCGAGGTCTCGTTACTTGAAGCAAAAAAGCTTAAGCAGGTCCCAGGCTCGGGAAGGGAGGAATTCCATTGCTACAACTAAGACAGATTCGTAA
- a CDS encoding ABC transporter substrate-binding protein has translation MKKWLTVLVLAGLLVLFGCGTSEDAGSANENNTNNSNAENQSSSEGEKAYTVGVTQIVEHPSLDAALEGFQKALEDAGLNVEYSIENAQGDPKNNPTIADKLIGNGVDLIFANSTPSAQSVLAATEEIPIVFTSVTDPVGAELVGSMDQGGPNITGTTDTHPDAIPNTIDFMKNEIGIETIGVVYNAGEQNSVAQIERVKELADEKGISVEEATVSTSAEVKQATESLLGKVDAFYIITDNTVVSTLESVLMVGEAEKLPVFVGELDSVERGGFAAYGFDYYDIGYEAGEKAVQILKGEKTTAELPVSYPQNLKLVINKTAAGNMGVELKDSWNDIAEFTE, from the coding sequence ATGAAAAAATGGTTAACGGTACTTGTGTTAGCTGGTCTACTAGTTTTGTTTGGCTGTGGGACTTCGGAGGACGCAGGTTCAGCCAATGAGAACAACACAAACAATTCCAATGCTGAAAATCAAAGCTCAAGCGAAGGGGAAAAAGCTTATACAGTAGGGGTAACTCAAATTGTAGAACATCCTTCCTTGGATGCCGCTTTAGAAGGGTTTCAGAAAGCTTTAGAGGATGCTGGCCTAAATGTGGAGTACAGTATTGAAAATGCCCAAGGAGATCCTAAGAATAACCCTACTATTGCCGATAAGTTAATTGGGAATGGGGTAGATTTGATTTTTGCTAACTCTACTCCTAGTGCACAAAGTGTACTTGCAGCAACCGAAGAAATACCTATTGTGTTTACATCTGTAACAGATCCAGTAGGAGCAGAGCTTGTGGGGTCAATGGATCAAGGTGGACCTAACATTACGGGAACCACTGACACACATCCAGATGCAATTCCGAATACGATAGATTTTATGAAAAATGAAATAGGAATTGAAACCATCGGTGTCGTATATAATGCTGGGGAACAAAATTCTGTCGCTCAAATTGAGAGAGTAAAAGAGTTAGCTGATGAAAAGGGGATTTCAGTAGAAGAGGCAACTGTATCCACTTCTGCAGAGGTAAAACAAGCGACTGAATCTCTTTTAGGTAAGGTGGATGCTTTTTATATCATCACGGATAATACTGTTGTTAGTACCTTAGAGTCCGTATTAATGGTGGGGGAAGCTGAAAAATTACCTGTTTTCGTCGGAGAATTAGATTCTGTTGAACGTGGTGGTTTTGCAGCCTACGGATTTGACTATTACGACATTGGCTACGAAGCAGGAGAAAAGGCTGTACAAATCCTTAAAGGGGAGAAAACTACAGCGGAACTACCAGTTTCTTATCCTCAAAATTTAAAACTAGTAATTAATAAAACCGCTGCTGGAAATATGGGTGTTGAATTGAAGGACAGCTGGAACGATATTGCAGAATTTACTGAGTAA